A DNA window from Vagococcus penaei contains the following coding sequences:
- a CDS encoding mechanosensitive ion channel family protein, with product MASTSSTDAPIELLKQTEKSINVFQKFWNNLDWDKIISTTIYKGLLIILVLVILALSRKIILKIMTNSIEKYKKRQKYDEGRLDTLQTVAKNFFQYLLFFLAIYCILTILGVPVGSLIAGAGIAGVAIGLGAQGFINDVITGFFIIYERQLEVGDHVIVNSIEGTVYQVGLRTTQVKSFNGTLNYIPNREILVISNLSRGDQQVLINIRVKPDEDIEKVKRLIDEVNKEKTGAIPDLKSDIVINGLVNLENGDFAVRVTTYATAGSQFNVKTELTTAYIEKLTTNGIEIPSAPIKLTVK from the coding sequence GTGGCATCAACATCAAGTACCGATGCACCAATTGAACTACTAAAACAAACTGAAAAAAGTATTAATGTGTTCCAAAAATTTTGGAATAATTTAGATTGGGATAAAATTATTTCTACTACAATTTACAAAGGGTTATTAATTATTTTAGTCTTAGTTATTCTTGCATTATCAAGGAAAATCATTTTAAAAATTATGACCAACTCTATCGAGAAATACAAAAAACGACAAAAGTATGATGAAGGTCGTCTAGATACACTCCAAACTGTTGCTAAAAACTTTTTCCAATATTTATTATTCTTTCTCGCTATCTACTGTATCCTAACGATTTTAGGTGTTCCAGTAGGCTCACTAATTGCTGGTGCTGGAATTGCGGGTGTTGCGATTGGACTTGGAGCACAAGGATTTATCAATGATGTGATTACTGGTTTCTTCATTATTTATGAACGACAACTAGAAGTCGGGGACCACGTAATTGTGAATTCAATTGAAGGAACTGTGTATCAAGTTGGCTTGCGTACAACACAAGTTAAAAGTTTTAATGGTACTTTAAATTATATTCCAAACCGTGAAATTCTTGTTATTTCTAACTTATCTCGTGGTGACCAACAAGTATTAATTAATATTCGAGTCAAACCAGATGAAGATATTGAAAAAGTGAAACGACTAATTGATGAAGTCAATAAAGAGAAAACCGGTGCTATTCCTGATTTAAAAAGCGATATTGTCATTAATGGTTTAGTTAATTTAGAAAACGGAGACTTTGCAGTGAGGGTAACAACTTACGCAACTGCGGGCTCGCAATTCAATGTCAAAACTGAATTAACAACTGCCTATATTGAAAAACTAACCACGAACGGCATTGAAATACCATCTGCTCCTATTAAACTGACAGTTAAATAA
- the cbpB gene encoding cyclic-di-AMP-binding protein CbpB, which translates to MIGFAVSSLLMENEEHFLISSENVATLQDSNSLEHALLVLTNIGYSRIPVLNRHDQLVGSISLSTVVESMFDTEKIDPDRLSQIKIGDVMDTDVKYVKEPNNIEKILNYLVDANFVPVVDDDMVFKGIVTRKELLKSVNHLAHELEVRYDVIKKTKKLVAPKKKTSDE; encoded by the coding sequence TGATAGGTTTTGCTGTTAGTTCACTTTTAATGGAAAATGAGGAACATTTTTTGATTAGTTCTGAAAATGTTGCCACGTTACAAGATAGTAATAGTTTGGAACATGCTTTACTAGTTTTAACTAATATCGGTTATAGCCGGATTCCTGTTTTAAATCGACACGATCAATTGGTCGGTTCCATTTCACTATCTACGGTAGTTGAGTCGATGTTTGACACAGAAAAAATCGATCCTGATAGATTGAGTCAAATTAAAATTGGCGACGTGATGGATACGGATGTTAAATATGTTAAAGAGCCAAATAATATTGAAAAGATTTTAAATTATTTAGTTGATGCCAATTTCGTACCGGTTGTTGATGATGATATGGTTTTTAAGGGAATTGTGACACGTAAAGAGTTACTGAAATCTGTTAATCATTTAGCACATGAATTAGAAGTTCGCTATGATGTAATCAAAAAAACCAAAAAATTAGTTGCACCTAAAAAGAAGACAAGTGACGAATAA
- a CDS encoding YtxH domain-containing protein, with translation MAKKSTGFLLGAIIGGTVAAGAALLLAPTSGKKMRKQLITQLDDVSDGLASQCVQQAKETASDYHWVKETASQRMNQAKLTSQEALNQFMAKSDNISQEFSQTAANIPTMAVTEEVIPLTVTDVSDDLTDVVVVSDK, from the coding sequence ATGGCAAAAAAATCAACAGGCTTTTTATTAGGTGCAATAATTGGTGGAACTGTGGCAGCTGGCGCAGCATTATTATTAGCGCCAACATCTGGTAAAAAAATGCGTAAACAATTAATTACTCAATTAGATGATGTATCTGATGGATTAGCTAGTCAGTGTGTCCAACAAGCTAAAGAAACGGCTAGTGACTATCATTGGGTAAAAGAAACCGCTAGTCAACGAATGAATCAGGCGAAGTTAACATCACAAGAGGCGCTTAACCAGTTTATGGCCAAATCGGATAATATCTCGCAAGAATTTTCTCAAACAGCTGCGAATATACCAACTATGGCAGTCACTGAAGAAGTTATTCCTTTAACAGTAACAGATGTATCTGATGATTTGACTGATGTGGTTGTTGTGTCAGACAAATAA
- a CDS encoding DUF948 domain-containing protein: protein MSGVEIAAIIAALAFVVLVVVIVFFLLQMNKTVNQTTGKVNKILDESNKTIQLLTSDATILLRQTEDLLATSNELLADVTKKVETIDPLFEAVADLGESVSELNASSKVMISKVGQAGKTAATATLVGKAAQTASNLFKKK from the coding sequence ATGTCAGGAGTGGAGATTGCTGCAATTATTGCTGCATTAGCATTTGTTGTTTTAGTTGTTGTCATTGTTTTTTTCCTATTACAAATGAATAAGACTGTCAATCAAACAACAGGTAAAGTAAATAAAATTTTAGATGAGTCTAATAAAACGATTCAACTATTAACTAGTGATGCGACAATTTTATTGCGTCAAACCGAAGATTTATTAGCAACTAGTAATGAATTGCTAGCAGATGTGACGAAAAAAGTTGAAACGATTGATCCATTATTTGAAGCAGTCGCAGATTTAGGGGAAAGCGTTAGCGAATTGAACGCATCAAGTAAAGTAATGATTAGTAAAGTTGGTCAAGCAGGTAAAACTGCTGCGACAGCAACACTTGTTGGGAAAGCCGCTCAAACTGCATCTAATTTATTTAAGAAAAAATAA